Part of the Polyangiaceae bacterium genome, AACGTCCACCAGCACGACGCCGCTCCCTTCTTGCCGGAGCTCCGCCGGCGCCACCGCGCGTGCGTCGCCGTGCTGGCTCGCTGAGGCCACCGTCGCCGCCACGTTCACTGCGTCGCGGGCGGCCGAGAACGGCGGCGCGTAGGCGAGATCGAGCTCGGCGAGATCGGTCACGGTGAGCCCGCCGGAGAGCGCCGTGGCCAGCACGTCCACGCGCTTGTCCACACCGTGCTTCCCGCACAGATCGGCGCCCAGGAGCCGCCCCGTCTTGGCGTCGTGCCGGAGCTCGATGCTGATCGGGGACGAGCCCGGGAACCAGCTGTCGTGGCTCGGAGCGTGTACGCGGCTGACGACGACGCCCTTCTTGGCGGCGCCGTGGGGCAGCCCCGTGCGCGCGCACACCACGTCGCCTGCGCGCACGATGGCGGTGCCGAGCACTGGCAACATCTTCAGCCTGCCGCCCGCGGCGTTTGCCCCCGCCACCTGCGCGGTCTTGTCGGCGATGGACGCTTGCGCGATGAGCGCGCGCTTGCCCGTCACGGCGTGCTCGACGCTGGCGCAGACCCCGCAGGCGTACACCCCCGGCAGGCTCGTGCGCATGCGGGCGTCCACCGTCACGCTCCCGTCCGGCAGGAGCTTCGCGCCGGCGCGCCGGAGCAGCTCCGTGCGGGGTGCGATACCCGCAGCCGCGATCACGAAGTCCACCGGGACGCGCTCCCCGTTGTCGAGCACCAGCGCGCTGACTTCGTCGCCGTTCCGCTGGGCCTGCACGACCTTCGCGCCGGTGACGACGCGAGCGCCGAGCGCTGACAACGCCTCGGCGGCCAGGACCGAGACCGCCGGCGCGAAGCCGCCCAGGATGCGCGCCCCCGACTCGACGAGCACGACGTCCGCGTGGTGCCGGAGC contains:
- a CDS encoding FAD-dependent oxidoreductase, translated to MKKQRTIVVLGGAQSGPTAAARARETDENARIVLIERADAVSYAAAGLAYHLSGEVPSLGDLNRETAALFRDVYGIEVRTGVEVTRLDAKRRVVELGAETLEYDSLVYALGADSIVPEPVAGAANVFRFRTLVDLAAIAERVAAGKRRVAILGGGFFGVEAADGLLRHHADVVLVESGARILGGFAPAVSVLAAEALSALGARVVTGAKVVQAQRNGDEVSALVLDNGERVPVDFVIAAAGIAPRTELLRRAGAKLLPDGSVTVDARMRTSLPGVYACGVCASVEHAVTGKRALIAQASIADKTAQVAGANAAGGRLKMLPVLGTAIVRAGDVVCARTGLPHGAAKKGVVVSRVHAPSHDSWFPGSSPISIELRHDAKTGRLLGADLCGKHGVDKRVDVLATALSGGLTVTDLAELDLAYAPPFSAARDAVNVAATVASASQHGDARAVAPAELRQEGSGVVLVDVRPAGGKPLAGALAIPLMSLRQRFAELPDEGKLLFVDEAGRGGYLAARIAEQRGRAGAGYVSGGLRSLELERGAE